The following are from one region of the Silene latifolia isolate original U9 population chromosome 9, ASM4854445v1, whole genome shotgun sequence genome:
- the LOC141602008 gene encoding uncharacterized protein LOC141602008 codes for MTAVKLNNHNRFTPLQKNSASSSATVAKNALLGNSRAGSSQLGPKVPTFRGPTSAEATKVRSLHEMQGIPVLNLSEEEEINSQDGWVLRRNGKDQPVMEPIAEEDELVELLQFTSEDIQPEVEFWKNSVFCYVLGANPPWKLIEDYVYDVWGDFGVDRVSFLDNGIFLVRFTKQGSRDALLKSGYYLFDNKPIVIKPLEVSSELEKGKVDVVPVWIRLAGIPLKFWGRCLPKIAGLVGNFVQLDEPTVDKVQLSYARDLVKLKMDQRLPDVVKFLDEHGKVVNVSVSYEWKPITCTSCKGIGHLATQCRKPGPKKGKKQGLGSVPKSKHVPQQVWKPIQKAHTSVQSPTILTPEAFPPLGQVKMTPVVKSTPAKQIMRINRQGGLAGVRLSGKFSPYTFADVLVNKATPRGGVVESGKDPPSQTDGRKFYLTMIYASNDLHERVELWDFLKQVATNCTDPWLWLGDFNTVLSPVERLGGNTTEIETEQFQECVSLCCMDDISATGALYTWSNKQAASDRVYSRLDRAMGNLEWMAMYGDYIAHFHPEGLFDHCPCTVRLNTACFSDIENTTTIASLALANIQQALVDNPEDVNLIQQELDLVKDLKELTVARDSFLSQKAKIQWSIEGDLNTAYFHHAIKKRTMMNKVFQIEDKDGRLCTEGDDIQMAFLDYYQVLLGSHTQTLPVQQHVVAGGPCCTEEHWLILAQPVTIEEVKQCIFSIPNGKSPGPDGYSSQFYKDTWDIIGDEVGAAVINFFEAGRLLTQVNSTVITLIPKIDRPTSVKHFRPISCCNVLYKAISKVMCNRLARILPDIISRNQGAFVKGRSILENILICQDLVRMYNRGMVSPRCMFKLDLQKAYDSIEWQFVDQMLDALNFPEHFRKLIMLCITTPSYTPNLNGSHFGYFHGKRGLRQGDPISPLIFCICMEYLTRVMEYATRRWYFRYHPLCKSLKLTHLLFADDLLMFCKGDIKSIMLLLRALSTFSATSGLRVNAAKSEVVFNGVPNEVKMDVVQVSGFQQGVLPFKYLGVPIQPGRLSKADCHILLDKVVHKIRGIGARKLSYAGRLVLINSGTSDSLGENCCRKKEGGLNIKSVDVWNKATVGADWHSYQPPPDSNWNWRNICKVKDLLNSGFVGGHWQSDAKGYSIQSGYYWLQGPHPLVQWYNSVWAAWNIPKHSLVGWMVKHKGLQLRDKLFQLQICDSNSCVNCEQAAKTHEHLFGSYVYSSQIIDGVEHWLCRRISGSNLNCTKLQKLVVRMTLMATWYCIWKHRNECRLSLTLATPRRVIKEIQSIVKARILQKIQTVMPQRDIHV; via the exons ATGACAGCCGTTAAGCTCAATAACCATAACCGTTTTACACCATTACAAAAAAATTCAGCTTCGTCTTCGGCTACTGTTGCTAAGAATGCGTTACTGGGTAATTCTAGAGCAGGATCTTCACAGCTGGGACCTAAAGTTCCTACCTTTAGGGGTCCTACTTCTGCAGAAGCTACAAAGGTGCGGTCTTTACATGAGATGCAGGGGATCCCTGTCCTTAACCTGTCTGAGGAAGAAGAAATCAATTCCCAGGATGGGTGGGTGCTTAGACGAAATGGTAAAGATCAACCAGTCATGGAGCCTATTGCAGAAGAGGATGAGTTGGTGGAGCTGCTTCAGTTTACATCAGAGGACATACAACCTGAGGTAGAATTTTGGAAAAACTCTGTCTTTTGTTATGTTTTAGGCGCTAATCCGCCATGGAAGCTTATTGAGGACTATGTATATGATGTTTGGGGAGATTTTGGCGTTGACAGAGTGTCGTTCTTGGACAATGGAATTTTTCTTGTTAGGTTTACTAAACAGGGTAGTAGGGATGCTTTGTTAAAATCTGGGTATTATTTGTTTGACAATAAACCCATTGTTATTAAACCTTTGGAAGTTTCGTCTGAATTAGAGAAGGGTAAGGTTGATGTGGTCCCTGTTTGGATTCGTCTTGCTGGTATTCCACTGAAATTCTGGGGGAGATGTTTACCTAAGATAGCTGGTCTTGTGGGGAACTTTGTTCAATTGGATGAACCTACTGTTGATAAAGTTCAGTTAAGCTATGCGAGGGATTTGGTAAAATTGAAAATGGATCAGAGGTTGCCTGATGTGGTTAAGTTTCTAGATGAACATGGCAAGGTGGTTAATGTTTCTGTTTCTTATGAGTGGAAACCTATTACTTGTACTAGTTGTAAAGGTATAGGTCATCTTGCTACACAGTGCAGGAAGCCTGGTCCTAAAAAAGGGAAAAAGCAGGGTTTAGGAAGTGTACCTAAATCAAAACATGTTCCACAACAAGTTTGGAAGCCAATTCAGAAAGCTCATACTAGTGTCCAGTCCCCTACTATTCTTACACCTGAGGCTTTCCCTCCTTTGGGTCAGGTTAAAATGACTCCTGTAGTCAAATCTACACCTGCTAAGCAAATTATGAGGATCAATAGGCAAGGAGGGTTGGCTGGTGTCAGATTGTCTGGGAAATTTAGCCCATATACCTTTGCTGATGTCTTGGTTAATAAGGCTACTCCTAGAGGGGGAGTGGTTGAGAGTGGAAAGGACCCTCCA TCTCAAACTGATGGTAGGAAGTTTTATTTGACAATGATTTATGCTTCTAATGACTTACATGAAAGGGTGGAGCTGTGGGATTTTCTTAAACAAGTGGCTACTAATTGTACTGACCCATGGCTCTGGCTGGGTGATTTTAATACTGTTCTTTCTCCTGTTGAAAGACTTGGTGGAAACACTACTGAGATTGAAACGGAACAGTTTCAAGAATGTGTCTCTTTATGTTGTATGGATGATATTTCTGCTACTGGGGCACTTTACACCTGGTCTAATAAGCAGGCTGCTTCTGATAGAGTGTATAGCAGATTGGACAGGGCAATGGGGAATCTTGAATGGATGGCTATGTATGGTGATTATATTGCACATTTTCATCCTGAGGGTCTTTTTGATCATTGTCCTTGTACTGTG AGGTTGAATACTGCATGCTTTTCTGATATTGAAAACACTACTACTATTGCTAGTTTGGCTCTGGCTAATATTCAGCAAGCCTTGGTGGACAATCCTGAGGATGTAAATCTAATCCAACAGGAATTGGACTTAGTTAAGGATCTTAAGGAGCTAACTGTGGCAAGGGATAGTTTCTTATCTCAGAAAGCTAAAATCCAGTGGTCTATTGAGGGTGATTTAAACACTGCTTATTTTCATCATGCCATTAAAAAGAGAACAATGATGAATAAGGTCTTCCAAATTGAGGATAAGGATGGGAGGCTTTGTACTGAGGGAGATGATATCCAGATGGCATTCTTGGATTATTACCAGGTTCTGCTGGGTTCTCATACTCAGACTCTTCCTGTACAGCAGCATGTGGTGGCTGGGGGTCCTTGCTGTACTGAGGAACACTGGCTTATTCTAGCCCAGCCAGTTACTATTGAAGAGGTGAAACAATGCATCTTCAGTATTCCTAATGGTAAATCTCCTGGCCCTGATGGCTACTCAAGTCAATTCTATAAAGATACATGGGATATTATAGGAGATGAGGTTGGAGCTGCTGTTATCAATTTTTTTGAGGCTGGGAGGCTTCTGACTCAGGTTAACTCAACTGTTATCACCCTCATCCCTAAAATTGATAGACCTACAAGTGTTAAGCACTTCAGACCCATCTCTTGCTGTAATGTCCTCTATAAGGCAATTTCTAAGGTTATGTGCAATAGACTAGCAAGGATTTTACCAGACATTATTAGTAGGAATCAAGGAGCTTTTGTTAAGGGGAGGAGTATACTTGAAAACATACTCATTTGTCAAGATCTGGTTAGAATGTATAATAGAGGTATGGTTTCACCAAGATGTATGTTCAAACTTGACTTACAGAAGGCCTATGATTCAATTGAGTGGCAGTTTGTGGACCAAATGTTAGATGCTCTTAACTTTCCTGAGCATTTTAGGAAGTTGATTATGCTATGCATTACTACTCCATCTTATACTCCCAATTTAAATGGTTCACACTTTGGATATTTTCATGGCAAAAGAGGATTGAGGCAGGGAGATCCTATTTCTCCACTCATTTTTTGCATTTGTATGGAGTACTTGACTAGGGTTATGGAGTATGCCACTAGAAGATGGTACTTTAGATATCATCCTCTTTGTAAAAGCCTGAAGTTGACACATCTTCTTTTTGCTGATGACTTGCTAATGTTCTGTAAGGGTGATATCAAGTCAATTATGCTACTTCTGAGGGCCTTATCTACTTTCTCTGCAACTTCTGGCTTGAGGGTCAATGCTGCTAAGTCAGAGGTGGTGTTTAATGGGGTCCCTAATgaagtgaaaatggatgttgttCAGGTTTCAGGATTCCAACAAGGGGTGTTACCATTCAAATATTTGGGAGTGCCCATCCAACCTGGCAGATTGTCTAAAGCTGATTGTCATATACTTCTGGATAAGGTGGTTCATAAGATCAGAGGCATTGGTGCAAGGAAATTAAGCTATGCAGGCAGGCTTGTTTTAATCAACTCT GGTACCTCTGATAGCTTGGGAGAAAATTGTTGTAGGAAGAAGGAAGGTGGACTGAATATAAAAAGTGTTGACGTGTGGAACAAGGCTACTGTTG GAGCTGACTGGCATAGTTATCAACCTCCTCCTGATTCCAATTGGAACTGGAGGAATATCTGTAAAGTTAAGGATCTTCTGAACTCTGGTTTTGTGGGTGGTCACTGGCAATCTGATGCTAAGGGCTACTCCATTCAATCTGGTTACTACTGGTTGCAGGGTCCACACCCCCTAGTCCAGTGGTACAATAGTGTTTGGGCTGCTTGGAACATACCTAAGCACTCGTTAGTTGGATGGATGGTAAAGCATAAGGGTCTGCAGCTAAGGGATAAGCTGTTCCAGCTGCAGATTTGTGACAGCAACAGTTGTGTGAATTGTGAGCAAGCTGCTAAGACACATGAGCATCTGTTTGGCAGCTATGTGTATAGTTCACAGATTATTGATGGGGTTGAACATTGGTTATGCAGGAGGATTTCTGGTTCTAATCTGAACTGTACAAAGTTGCAGAAACTTGTGGTTAGGATGACATTAATGGCTACTTGGTATTGTATCTGGAAACATAGAAATGAATGCAGACTCTCCTTAACACTAGCTACACCAAGAAGAGTGATTAAGGAGATCCAATCTATAGTCAAGGCACGAATTCTTCAGAAAATTCAGACTGTTATGCCTCAAAGGGATATTCATGTTTAG
- the LOC141602009 gene encoding protein FAR1-RELATED SEQUENCE 7-like codes for MRYNSAIEQQRHTQRRVDNANEHSMLEKVGSMKVEMHASLVYTHPIFADFQKEVKHAICSMGVGGLTTVGAVEYHDVRDGLKHRSFQVEFNTKTNESKCACKLFERHGIVCRHILWVWNGRQVHRIPDPYVLARWTKKSYRPVVRDEDGKVIEDIDEADIKKAEMSKVWSEIYAIVGVMDGYATVKQMKQSAENRHVRGEHHTGPSEPKTKNQEIEALLKDHDFK; via the coding sequence ATGAGGTACAATTCCGCAATAGAGCAGCAAAGGCATACACAAAGGAGGGTGGATAATGCCAATGAACATAGTATGCTCGAGAAAGTAGGGTCGATGAAGGTAGAGATGCATGCCTCACTTGTCTACACTCATCCTATCTTTGCGGACTTTCAGAAAGAAGTCAAACATGCCATATGCAGCATGGGGGTCGGGGGTTTGACAACAGTAGGGGCAGTGGAGTACCATGACGTTCGTGATGGACTGAAGCACAGGAGCTTCCAAGTTGAATTTAACACCAAAACTAACGAGAGCAAATGTGCATGTAAGCTGTTTGAGAGGCATGGCATTGTCTGTCGCCATATACTGtgggtgtggaatggtaggcAGGTCCACAGGATACCTGACCCTTATGTCCttgctcgatggacaaagaaatccTACAGGCCAGTTGTCCGAGATGAAGATGGAAAAGTGATAGAAGACATTGACGAAGCTGACATCAAGAAAGCCgagatgtcaaaggtttggtccGAAATTTATGCAATCGTCGGGGTGATGGACGGTTATGCTACGGTTAAACAAATGAAGCAATCTGCAGAAAATCGACACGTTCGGGGAGAACATCACACGGGACCAAGTGAACCAAAGACTAAAAACCAGGAAATCGAGGCTCTTCTCAAAGATCACGACTTCAAATGA